A genome region from Marasmius oreades isolate 03SP1 chromosome 5, whole genome shotgun sequence includes the following:
- the RHP54 gene encoding DNA repair protein rhp54 codes for MLRRMPTTADGKVVDRLQDSTRINKPFKPPSFSNAQQRVQPARKRKRVSYQGQEVEDSDSDSGNVGKKKKKKGDRDDSFLNEEELLAAVKHYPVFKPKPFDQVRRFSMPTMRNKDGECVALVPTNISLGIRPPTKLIPRPLHDPMADHAIVLYDPTIDDRETDQERKAREKEEEKDRAAKQALERAAGMYNPHKSLKVLLGEDKMKKDKLEKVAVVIDPRLSKVLRPHQVEGVKFLYRCTTGMLVENQYGCIMADEMGLGKTLQCITLMWTLIKQSPHPGKSSIEKCIIACPSSLVKNWANELVKWLGKDAINALAVDGKGGKAELIVRVTQWVAAQGRNVTQPVMIVSYETLRTLSEYLANCTIGLLLCDEGHRLKNSDSLTFQALNALNVKRRVILTGTPVQNDLSEYFSLLNFANPNLLGSKIDFRKNFENSIIRGRDASASDDVKAESERKLKELGGLVTKFIIRRTNDLLSKYLPVKYEQVVFCGLSEFQLSLYRLFISSPEIKALLRGADSQPLKAINILKKLCNHPELLNLPDDLRGSESLIPEGFQGARANPGRGGRTSQTVRCDWSGKFMVLERFLHHLKTQTNDKIVLISNYTQTLDIFEKLCRSKKYGYFRLDGTMTITKRQKLVDQFNNPEGKEFIFLLSSKAGGCGINLIGANRLILFDPDWNPAADQQALARVWRDGQKKECFVYRFISTGTIEEKIFQRQANKQALSSCVVDEKEDMERHFSVDALRQLFLFNEHTLCETHETFKCRRCRDGKQIVKASALLYGDASTWNHFTNGELKNNHDDLLRAEVGLPEVSFVFQYISH; via the exons ATGTTGAGGCGTATGCCAACAACCGCAGATGGAAAAGTGGTTGATAGACTTCAAGACAGTACTCGAATCAACAAGCCATTCAAGCCACCCAGTTTCAGCAACGCTCAACAACGCGTGCAGCCAGCACGTAAACGCAAGCGGGTATCCTATCAAGGTCAGGAAGTTGAAGATTCGGATTCAGACTCTGGGAATGtcggaaagaagaagaagaagaaaggagatAGGGACGATAGCTTCCTGAACGAAGAAGAGTTATTGGCTGCGGTGAAGCACTATCCCGTCTTCAAGCCAAAACCctttgatcaagtacgacgGTTTTCCATGCCCACAATGCGGAATAAAGACGGCGAGTGCGTTGCACTTGTCCCTACAAATATCTCCCTCGGTATTCGTCCTCCTACCAAATTGATTCCCCGGCCACTGCATGATCCAATGGCCGACCATGCAATTGTCCTGTACGACCCTACGATCGATGACCGAGAAACGGATCAAGAGAGGAAAGCaagagagaaggaggaggagaaggacagaGCAGCAAAACAGGCGCTTGAGCGTGCGGCTGGCATGTATAATCCCCATAAGAGTCTCAAAGTTCTTCTGGGGGAggacaagatgaagaaggacaAACTGGAGAAGGTCGCAGTGGTTATCGATCCCCGTCTCTCTAAAGTATTGCGGCCTCATCAAGTTGAAGGCGTGAAG TTCTTATACAGGTGTACTACTGGTATGCTAGTCGAGAACCAATATGGGTGCATAATGGCGGATGAAATGGGACTTGGAAAAACCCTCCAATGCATAACCTTGATGTGGACCTTAATCAAGCAATCCCCACATCCTGGCAAGTCCTCCATTGAAAAGTGCATTATTGCATGCCCTTCGAGCTTGGTGAAGAACTGGGCAAATGAATTGG TTAAATGGCTGGGTAAAGATGCCATCAATGCTCTCGCAGTAGACGGGAAAGGTGGAAAGGCTGAGCTTATTGTGAGGGTGACACAGTGGGTAGCTGCGCAAGGAAGAAATGTAACACAGCCTG TGATGATCGTTTCGTACGAGACCCTTCGAACGCTTTCCGAATATCTAGCAAATTGCACCATCGGTTTACTCCTTTGTGATGAGGGTCACCGCTTGAAGAACTCTG ATTCGCTCACGTTTCAGGCTCTTAATGCCTTAAATGTCAAAAGGCGCGTGATTCTGACAGGTACTCCTGTTCAG AACGACCTCTCAGAATACTTTTCCCTGCTAAATTTCGCAAATCCCAACCTTTTGGGATCGAAAATTGACTTCCGGAAAAACTTCGAAAATTCTATTATCCGTGGGAGGGATGCCTCTGCTAGTGACGATGTCAAAGCAGAGAGTGAGAGGAAGTTAAAAGAGCTTGGAGGACTGGTGACGAAATTCATCATAAGAAGGACGAATGACTTGCTTTCCAAATATT TGCCGGTCAAGTATGAACAAGTGGTCTTCTGTGGGCTATCAGAGTTCCAGCTATCGCTATATCGCCTTTTCATCTCCTCGCCTGAGATCAAAGCATTATTGCGTGGAGCGGATTCTCAACCGCTGAAGGCGATAAATATTCTCAAGAAACTTTGCAACCATCCGGAGTTGCTGAATCTCCCGGACGATTTGAGAGGCTCAGAAAGTCTGATTCCGGAAGGTTTCCAAGGGGCTAGAGCGAATCCCGGTCGGGGAGGGCGAACTAGCCAAACCGTGCGCTGTGACTGGAGCGGGAAGTTCATGGTGCTTGAACG ATTTTTGCACCACCTCAAAACCCAGACGAATGACAAAATTGTTTTGATCAGCAACTATACTCAAACTCTCGATATATTTGAGAAACTGTGTCGCAGCAAGAA GTATGGTTACTTCAGGCTGGACGGGACTATGACCATTACCAAAAGACAAAAACTGGTCGATCAGTTCAATAATCCCGAAGGAAAGGAGTTtatcttcctcctcagtAGCAAGGCGGGTGGTTGTGGTATCAACCTCATCGGTGCAAACCGCCTTATCCTCTTTGATCCCG ATTGGAACCCCGCCGCCGATCAGCAGGCTCTTGCTCGTGTTTGGCGTGACGGTCAGAAGAAAGAAT GTTTCGTGTACCGCTTCATCTCCACCGGGACTATCGAAGAGAAGATTTTTCAACGTCAAGCGAACAAGCAAGCACTCTCGTCTTGTGTCGTGGACGAGAAAGAGGATATGGAACGTCACTTCTCTGTTGACGCTCTCCGCCAGCTCTTCCTGTTCAACGAACATACTTTATGTGAGACTCACGAGACATTCAAGTGCAGACGCTGTCGGGACGGGAAGCAGATTGTGAAAGCATCTGCCTTGCTATACGGCGACGCAAGCAC ATGGAACCATTTTACTAACGGAGAGCTGAAGAATAACCACGACGACCTCCTGCGTGCCGAGGTTGGTCTGCCAGaggtttcctttgtttttcaATACATTAGTCACTAG
- a CDS encoding uncharacterized protein (BUSCO:EOG09262H34): MATSDDSFLPRIQSVFYAGFDVVTGPKIVYQVPEGLIALPHHEPATPFSNPSSPNLIGDQLPLSSHGIVSPIEYRSGSRLFHSPSKRSQYTLFNFEEISKFVIPPPALCGRLVICSTKRHRIIGFPVLLEGEKYQQNYRNFFRFNLCFVFERVADLSCYEPIVRKISRVLTSCEEESSFLSSPEASQAMHAVLEQLYEDLNSYSETSIPIDQFNSIELKIFPFYPNPPPVHDWMVPLALINLTKRIEDNWDLTMAKVCRHINGINHVSRIAYLADCDIKLTRSAISHLLYYQVIMTIDIFQYSNTYTLSRSVQWLAHEAHVREECGPYCTKPGSPIPEWPTLLHLYSRMKPGKTILEWMQAHAVNEFGIDVRRFTSFGVIKGFLRRIHRWPVLLQANASPNSPNMAAPIRKRIQSFTRLQSQSGVRNPTSSASSPSNRQTAFRGRSQHAEMTHTTLSVNNEASSPPPTSVDTQSTLSPKLLQDHVTNAAQPRTRRSSAAERILEHLRSRDQNVVPNISRSLRVYPPADDSHSSSSATPSTRHATPQDRLYIDSVAAGTKVSVVSIAAVKDSDARSQSLLLHSAPPNQNDSPTTKASLVPPRPRLSRSPSAPVVRTINGVLTNNSISAPPSSPYPPELLELLDGEHHTDELAVRFQAGWPLLEQWLVNIGGGEGNGDFGRVCIIYQ; encoded by the exons ATGGCCACCAGTGATGATTCCTTCCTCCCTCGCATCCAGTCGGTGTTCTACGCAGGATTCGATGTCGTTACCGGTCCAAAGATTGTTTATCAAGTTCCCGAAGGTTTAATCGCTTTACCACATCATGAGCCTGCAACTCCCTTCTCTAATCCTTCATCTCCGAACCTTATTGGAGATCAACTTCCGCTGTCATCTCATGGAATTGTGTCCCCAATTGAATATCGTTCAGGCTCCCGTCTATTTCACTCGCCGAGCAAGCGAAGCCAATACACTCTTTTCAATTTCGAGGAAATATCGAAGTTCGTGATCCCTCCCCCAGCTCTTTGCGGAAGACTTGTCATCTGTTCCACCAAGCGCCATCGTATCATTGGTTTTCCGGTTCTCCTTGAAGGAGAGAAATATCAACAGAATTACCGCAATTTCTTCAGATTCAACCTATGCTTCGTCTTTGAACGGGTTGCAGACCTCAGTTGCTACGAACCAATtgtcagaaagattagtcgGGTGCTTACAAGTTGTGAG GAGGAATCCAGCTTTCTTTCATCTCCGGAGGCTTCTCAGGCCATGCACGCTGTCTTGGAGCAACTATACGAGGATCTCAACTCGTATTCTGAAACCTCTATACCAATAGACCAGTTTAACTCAATCGAATTGAAAATCTTTCCGTTCTATCCAAATCCGCCCCCGGTTCACGATTGGATGGTTCCCCTCGCGCTTATTAACCTTACAAAGCGTATAGAAGACAACTGGGATTTGACTATGGCCAAA GTTTGTCGGCATATAAACGGTATCAACCACGTTAGTCGAATTGCGTATCTTGCGGACTGCGACATAAAGTTGACCCGTTCTGCTATTTCTCACCTGCT ATACTACCAAGTCATAATGACGATTGATATTTTTCAGTACTCTAATACGTACACGCTTTCTCGAAGTGTACAGTGGCTGGCTCATGAAGCCCATGTTAGAGAAGAATGTGGTCCTTATTGCACGAAACCGG GATCTCCAATTCCAGAATGGCCAACGTTGCTGCACCTGTATTCTCGTATGAAACCTGGAAAGACAATTCTGGAATGGATGCAGGCCCACGCTGTTAATGAATTTGGAATTGACGTGCGCCGGTTCACTAGTTTTGGCGTGATCAAAGGTTTCTTGCGCAGGATACATAGGTGGCCCGTTCTTCTGCAGGCGAACGCCTCTCCTAACTCACCGAACATGGCTGCCCCCATTCGAAAGCGAATCCAGTCCTTTACAAGGTTGCAGTCTCAGTCAGGCGTTCGCAACCCGACCAGCTCAGCCAGTAGTCCATCCAATCGACAAACAGCATTTCGTGGAAGATCTCAACACGCAGAAATGACTCACACTACGTTGTCCGTAAACAATGAAGCATCTAGCCCACCTCCTACGTCGGTGGACACCCAAAGTACACTATCTCCCAAGTTGTTGCAGGACCATGTTACGAACGCTGCTCAACCTCGAACCCGACGGTCAAGCGCTGCTGAACGAATACTGGAACATCTACGAAGCCGCGATCAGAATGTGGTACCCAATATTTCACGTTCTCTGCGGGTTTATCCTCCTGCAGATGATAGCCACTCATCCTCCTCGGCTACTCCCAGCACAAGACATGCCACACCCCAGGATAGGTTGTATATAGACTCTGTTGCAGCGGGAACAAAGGTCTCTGTTGTGTCAATCGCTGCTGTCAAGGACTCCGACGCACGAAGTCAGTCCCTCTTGCTTCACTCAGCACCGCCAAATCAGAATGATAGTCCGACCACGAAGGCATCCCTTGTCCCTCCCCGACCACGATTATCGAGGTCGCCTTCCGCTCCCGTAGTGCGTACCATTAACGGTGTTCTTACGAACAACTCTATAAGCGCTCCACCCTCCTCTCCGTATCCACCAGAGTTGCTGGAACTGCTTGACGGCGAGCATCATACCGACGAACTGGCCGTACGGTTTCAGGCAGGCTGGCCCCTCCTGGAGCAATGGTTGGTGAATATAGGAGGCGGAGAAGGAAATGGTGACTTTGGCCGGGTATGCATAATCTATCAATAG
- a CDS encoding uncharacterized protein (BUSCO:EOG092628HC) produces MTIVTTSTTIPHGFKALPLSILQLSLPAVLKCGQSFRWHCFEELSEYRLCLHDRVVCLRQTANHLFYRALFPDPQPTEGQLSTKDNETLVWLRDYFQLDVDLLKLYDEWSLKDPVFRNIKERFSGIRMLRQDPWENLISFICSSNNNISRISKMVQNLCKEFSPPILALTDPGSTTLTQYHPFPSPAALGQPEVTSKLRSLGFGYRAEFIQKTAHMLVDIHGDGSEEWLLNLRQSSTEHARNELLKFMGVGRKVADCILLMSLDKKEVIPCDTHVHQIAVKYYGVKSSPGRSTMSPKLYQEINTRLVNVWGQYAGWAHSVLFTSDLKSFSSYGVSSTPSPQTLLKKRPRIVREIQTSTVHDSPFPLEDVAHQSQTEIFVSSHTVSETQSSVAERVKRRRRQ; encoded by the exons ATGACAATTGTCACTACATCGACCACAATTCCACACGGATTCAAGGCGTTGCCTCTTTCGATCCTCCAGCTTTCTCTTCCTGCCGTCCTTAAATGTGGTCAGTCTTTTCGATGGCACTGTTTTGAGGAGCTTTCAGAATACCGTCTGTGTCTGCACGATCGCGTCGTTTGCCTGCGACAAACAGCAAATCATCTCTTCTATCGTGCATTATTTCCCGACCCTCAACCGACCGAGGGACAACTTTCAACAAAAGATAACGAGACCCTTGTCTGGTTAAGGGATTACTTTCAG cTGGATGTTGACCTGCTAAAACTTTACGACGAATGGAGTCTCAAGGACCCGGTTTTTAGGAATATCAAGGAACGTTTCAGTGGCATTCGAATGTTAAGGCAGGATCCCTGGGAGAATTTAATATC GTTCATATGTTCCTCCAATAATAACATATCGCGGATAAGCAAAATGGTTCAGAATCTCTGCAAAGAATTCTCGCCACCTATTCTAGCTCTTACCGATCCGGGGTCCACAACCCTGACCCAGTATCATCCATTTCCCTCTCCAGCTGCTCTGGGGCAACCTGAAGTCACATCTAAACTTCGATCTCTTGGTTTTGGGTACCGTGCTGAGTTCATTCAAAAGACGGCGCACATGCTCGTTGATATCCATGGTGATGGTTCAGAAGAATGGCTTCTGAATCTACGTCAATCCTCGACCGAACACGCTCGCAACGAGCTCTTGAAGTTCATGGGAGTGGGCCGCAAAGTTGCAGACTGTATACTACTAATGAGTCTCGACAAG AAAGAAGTTATACCCTGTGATACCCATGTTCACCAGATCGCGGTGAAATATTATGGGGTCAAATCGTCTCCAGGGAGGTCAACTATGTCTCCGAAGTTGTACCAAGAAATCAACACGAGGCTAGTCAATGTCTGGGGTCAATACGCAGGTTGGGCTCATTCA GTCCTCTTCACGTCTGATTTGAAGTCGTTCTCTTCCTACGGCGTCTCCTCAACACCATCACCCCAAACCTTACTCAAAAAACGCCCACGAATTGTCCGGGAGATTCAAACTTCGACGGTTCATGATTCtccctttcctttagaagaCGTAGCCCACCAAAGTCAGACTGAAATATTTGTTTCGTCGCATACTGTTAGCGAAACTCAGTCGAGTGTAGCTGAGAGGGTTAAAAGGCGGCGACGTCAATGA